One region of Candidatus Bathyarchaeota archaeon genomic DNA includes:
- a CDS encoding CTP synthase, with translation MVKYIFVTGGVLSSVGKGILTSSIGKMLQARGLKPTVVKIDPYVNIDAGTMNPYMHGEVFVTDDGGETDLDLGWYERFLDLSLKQSNNLTTGTIYRSVIEKERHGDFLGRCVQIVPHVTNEIKNRIKNAGKAVNADIVLTEVGGTVGDIEGLPFLEAIRQMRVEEGYENTLYVHVALVPVLDVTGEMKTKPLQHSVNELRRIGIQPDTIVARSPVMIDSEALRKIALFGTIPEAAVFCSYNAETVYQVPLILDKQGMGDFVCQRLGLKYETKDFSQWQTFVDAMVHPEHEVKIALVGKYAGLTDSYVSMTEALRHGGAANKAKVCISYLEAEKYEREPQCIEELAGYDGVFVPYGFGPRGTEGKIAAAKYAREHDIPFLGICYGFQLAVIEFARNVCGLKDANSTEINPDTPYPVIDLMPEQRGIEAKGATMRLGAHKVILEKGSVAYNMFGCEEIYERHRHRFEVNLDYIEVLKNNGLRFTGKSSDGRRMETLEYLKNYFYFASQFHGEFRSRPGRPSPEYFGFIQACVNKKLGKPKLSFS, from the coding sequence ATGGTTAAGTACATTTTCGTAACAGGCGGCGTGTTAAGCTCAGTTGGTAAAGGTATCTTAACTTCTTCAATCGGCAAAATGCTCCAAGCAAGAGGCTTAAAACCCACTGTCGTAAAAATCGACCCCTACGTTAACATTGACGCGGGAACAATGAATCCATACATGCACGGCGAAGTCTTCGTCACCGATGACGGAGGCGAAACAGACCTAGACTTGGGCTGGTATGAACGCTTCTTGGATCTCAGCCTCAAACAAAGCAACAATTTAACCACCGGAACCATCTACCGCAGCGTAATCGAAAAAGAACGTCACGGCGACTTTTTGGGCAGATGCGTCCAAATCGTCCCTCACGTCACTAACGAAATTAAAAATCGCATCAAAAACGCGGGTAAAGCCGTAAACGCCGACATCGTTTTAACCGAGGTTGGCGGCACGGTCGGCGACATTGAAGGCTTGCCTTTCTTGGAGGCTATTCGTCAGATGCGTGTCGAGGAAGGTTACGAAAACACCCTCTATGTGCATGTCGCGTTGGTACCCGTCTTGGATGTTACCGGCGAAATGAAAACTAAACCGCTCCAGCACAGCGTAAACGAACTGCGTCGCATCGGTATTCAACCTGACACCATCGTTGCCCGCAGCCCCGTCATGATTGATTCTGAGGCACTCCGCAAAATCGCCTTGTTCGGTACCATCCCCGAAGCAGCAGTCTTCTGCTCATACAACGCCGAAACTGTCTATCAAGTGCCACTCATCTTGGATAAGCAGGGCATGGGCGACTTTGTCTGTCAACGTCTTGGTCTTAAATATGAAACCAAAGACTTCAGCCAATGGCAAACATTCGTTGACGCCATGGTTCATCCAGAACATGAAGTTAAAATTGCGTTAGTTGGCAAATACGCAGGGTTAACTGATAGCTATGTTAGCATGACTGAAGCCCTGCGGCACGGCGGCGCGGCAAATAAAGCCAAAGTCTGCATATCCTATCTTGAAGCTGAAAAATACGAGCGTGAACCTCAATGTATTGAGGAACTCGCTGGTTATGACGGCGTCTTTGTTCCCTACGGCTTTGGTCCACGCGGCACTGAAGGCAAAATCGCCGCCGCAAAATATGCACGTGAACACGACATCCCCTTCTTAGGCATATGTTATGGCTTCCAGTTGGCTGTCATTGAATTTGCACGTAACGTCTGCGGTCTAAAAGATGCTAACAGCACTGAAATCAATCCTGACACTCCTTATCCCGTTATTGACTTGATGCCTGAGCAACGCGGTATCGAAGCTAAAGGCGCAACAATGCGGTTGGGTGCCCACAAAGTTATTCTTGAGAAGGGCAGCGTAGCCTACAATATGTTTGGATGTGAAGAAATCTATGAACGCCACCGCCACCGCTTCGAAGTCAACCTTGACTATATCGAAGTTCTCAAAAACAATGGCTTGCGCTTCACAGGCAAAAGCAGTGACGGCAGACGCATGGAAACCCTCGAGTACCTCAAGAATTACTTCTACTTTGCCAGCCAATTCCATGGTGAATTCAGAAGTCGACCTGGACGCCCCTCGCCTGAATATTTTGGTTTTATCCAAGCTTGCGTAAATAAGAAACTGGGCAAGCCCAAACTTTCCTTTTCTTAG
- a CDS encoding zinc-ribbon domain-containing protein, with the protein MVYCTKCGTLNPEVATNCSNCGSPLYVDCRVNYRHVHRHYQGDYHYHHQGGGIGLLIAGLIIVFLGLAALTGTLGLFWAYFWPLVLVVIGIWLLIWGLRRNRKYSMSAPQ; encoded by the coding sequence TTGGTTTATTGCACAAAATGCGGAACATTAAACCCTGAAGTAGCAACGAATTGTTCAAACTGCGGTTCTCCCCTGTACGTAGATTGCAGAGTTAACTATCGACACGTGCATCGTCACTACCAAGGCGATTATCATTATCACCATCAGGGTGGCGGCATAGGGTTACTCATCGCGGGCTTAATCATAGTTTTCTTGGGTTTAGCAGCACTCACTGGAACCTTGGGTTTGTTCTGGGCGTATTTCTGGCCGCTGGTTTTGGTGGTGATTGGCATTTGGCTTTTGATTTGGGGACTTAGACGCAACCGCAAATATTCCATGTCTGCACCCCAATAA
- a CDS encoding Lrp/AsnC ligand binding domain-containing protein encodes MPQAFVLINVESGAEEEVVNQLKQVEGIQEAYFSYGVYDIITKIKADSMEKLKDTVTRKIRTLNRVRSTLTLIMMEE; translated from the coding sequence ATGCCACAAGCCTTCGTATTAATCAACGTAGAATCTGGAGCCGAAGAAGAAGTAGTCAACCAACTAAAACAGGTCGAAGGCATCCAAGAAGCCTACTTCTCCTATGGCGTTTACGACATAATCACCAAGATAAAAGCAGACTCCATGGAGAAACTCAAAGACACAGTAACCCGCAAAATCCGAACCCTAAACAGAGTTCGTTCAACGCTAACACTCATCATGATGGAAGAATAA
- a CDS encoding flippase-like domain-containing protein, with amino-acid sequence MKQLKAPTRQQAVIILLIVGLIAFVAYFYFYINPAQLIEILAQTNLVYFAGAFIAYSLYVLFSSLVWQNLLTNLSIDVSKRKALLYTWVGLFFEATVPQLGWSAEISKTYLLSKDTKVDAERIGASVVGQKIFVMTLSVVAMAVGLTSVLVSYSLPPLVTFLIGLVLGLSALTLSMVYYISVKPSATQTLLKWAIRIVLIFRKSWNPQSFKEKAEDWLSKFHRDIEQLKANPRQLICPIITSIIAFVCEVSVLAFAFLALGQAVPVNVILIVFTLTGTLQTVGVTFFGFPEIIMATSFEALGIVPASLGLAVTLLARVVNLWFRLIVSYAALQYAGLGILKRKPIKQAGKQ; translated from the coding sequence ATGAAACAGCTAAAAGCACCCACACGCCAGCAAGCAGTCATCATCCTTTTAATCGTGGGGTTAATTGCATTCGTAGCCTACTTCTACTTCTACATCAACCCCGCCCAACTAATTGAGATTCTTGCCCAAACCAACCTCGTTTACTTCGCCGGCGCGTTTATCGCCTACAGCCTCTACGTTCTTTTCTCGTCGCTGGTCTGGCAAAACCTCCTAACAAACCTCTCCATAGACGTATCCAAACGCAAAGCCCTCCTCTACACATGGGTCGGCCTCTTCTTTGAAGCCACAGTCCCTCAACTGGGATGGTCCGCGGAGATATCCAAAACCTATCTCCTCTCCAAAGACACAAAAGTAGACGCAGAACGAATCGGTGCCTCCGTGGTTGGACAAAAAATCTTCGTCATGACCCTGAGCGTTGTTGCGATGGCAGTCGGGTTAACTTCAGTGCTGGTTAGTTATTCATTGCCACCACTTGTCACTTTCCTGATTGGTCTGGTCTTGGGGCTTTCAGCTTTGACTTTGTCGATGGTCTACTACATCAGCGTTAAGCCTTCCGCCACACAAACCCTTCTAAAATGGGCCATACGGATTGTGTTGATTTTCCGTAAGAGTTGGAACCCGCAAAGCTTTAAAGAAAAAGCGGAAGACTGGCTGAGTAAGTTTCACCGAGACATCGAGCAACTAAAAGCTAACCCACGCCAACTCATCTGCCCCATCATCACCTCAATTATTGCTTTTGTTTGTGAAGTTTCCGTGTTGGCCTTTGCCTTTTTAGCGTTAGGTCAAGCGGTACCTGTTAACGTAATCTTGATCGTTTTCACCTTAACCGGAACACTACAAACTGTCGGGGTAACGTTTTTTGGTTTTCCAGAAATAATAATGGCCACGTCGTTTGAGGCGTTAGGTATCGTGCCGGCGTCTTTAGGACTTGCGGTAACTTTGTTGGCGCGCGTAGTGAATTTGTGGTTTAGACTGATTGTTTCTTATGCGGCGTTGCAATATGCAGGGTTAGGCATACTTAAAAGAAAGCCAATCAAACAAGCAGGCAAGCAGTGA
- a CDS encoding Lrp/AsnC ligand binding domain-containing protein, whose amino-acid sequence MPTAFVLINTEIGSESDVLNELKKVEGVEESSAVYGVYDIVARVKADTMDRLKEIVTWRVRRLDKVRSTLTMIVVEDKV is encoded by the coding sequence ATGCCCACAGCGTTTGTGTTGATAAACACTGAGATAGGCTCAGAATCAGACGTTTTAAATGAACTCAAAAAAGTTGAGGGTGTCGAGGAATCGTCAGCTGTTTATGGAGTATATGACATCGTAGCACGAGTTAAAGCCGACACCATGGATAGACTAAAAGAAATCGTAACTTGGCGTGTAAGGCGCCTTGACAAAGTCCGCTCAACACTCACCATGATTGTTGTAGAGGACAAAGTCTAA
- a CDS encoding Lrp/AsnC ligand binding domain-containing protein translates to MPTAYVLLNTEIGSEDEVLSAIEKVEGVTEVHCLWGVYDIIATVEAESIEKLTHIITKNIGNISHINSKLTMLIHDETSTLRDGLLEETPLIQ, encoded by the coding sequence ATGCCAACAGCCTACGTTCTTTTGAACACTGAGATTGGATCAGAAGACGAAGTTTTGAGCGCAATAGAAAAAGTTGAAGGCGTAACCGAAGTCCATTGCCTTTGGGGCGTCTATGATATTATCGCGACCGTTGAAGCAGAAAGCATCGAAAAATTAACCCACATAATCACCAAAAACATCGGAAACATCAGCCATATAAACTCAAAACTAACTATGCTAATCCACGACGAAACATCCACTCTGCGAGACGGCTTATTGGAAGAAACACCGCTTATCCAATAA
- a CDS encoding tRNA(Ile)(2)-agmatinylcytidine synthase: MTSHHTMHIGLDDTDSTKGGCTTYLTACLIEKLEPFHVKFLDYPRLIRLNPNVPWKTRGNGALCLSFAYNPQDEEAIKETAYNFWEQHAAVKMRGTDPGIVIYQQDEIPAELKAYAKKTETTVIKLKEAMALIKRLGAEACGYNTCRGIIGALAAIGETLEGDYTYELIAYRTPENLGTKRRVDEASIFEMDKQTTPYTFNNVDTEKGRVIITPRGPDPILFGIRGESADIVKKAFGIVKPQEPVERWVIFRSNQGTDAHLTPLPTLSELAPYCSVIVKGTVSKPPRIVPVRHVIFSIKDATEEVDCAAYEPTGDLRKIARELQIGDTLEVTGAVHKATATKPQTINLEKIRILTLKQQTVASNPLCPNCGKRLKSMGKNQGFRCDRCGGRYTELKKTEVPLPRTLKPGLYVPSTRSQRHLTKPLRRYGQEKSCNNTPRLINEWHLP, from the coding sequence TTGACAAGCCATCATACAATGCATATTGGACTCGACGACACAGACTCAACTAAAGGCGGCTGCACTACCTATCTTACCGCTTGCCTAATCGAAAAACTCGAACCGTTCCACGTTAAATTTCTTGATTATCCACGACTTATCAGACTAAACCCCAACGTTCCTTGGAAAACCCGTGGCAACGGAGCTTTATGCCTAAGCTTCGCCTACAATCCCCAAGACGAAGAAGCCATTAAAGAAACAGCCTACAACTTCTGGGAACAACATGCCGCCGTAAAAATGAGGGGCACCGACCCGGGAATCGTCATTTACCAACAGGATGAAATTCCCGCGGAACTAAAAGCATACGCCAAAAAAACTGAAACCACCGTTATCAAACTCAAAGAAGCTATGGCGCTCATCAAACGTTTGGGCGCGGAAGCTTGTGGATACAACACCTGCCGGGGCATCATTGGCGCATTGGCAGCCATCGGCGAAACTCTCGAAGGCGACTACACTTACGAACTCATCGCTTATCGTACCCCCGAAAACTTGGGCACGAAACGTCGCGTCGATGAAGCATCGATTTTTGAGATGGACAAACAGACCACGCCATACACGTTCAATAATGTTGACACAGAGAAAGGTCGTGTTATCATTACTCCGCGAGGACCTGACCCAATTCTCTTTGGAATCCGAGGCGAATCCGCAGATATCGTGAAGAAAGCCTTTGGTATAGTGAAGCCTCAAGAACCCGTGGAGCGCTGGGTAATTTTCCGCAGCAACCAAGGCACCGACGCCCACCTCACCCCCCTGCCAACTCTCTCAGAGCTTGCCCCCTATTGTAGCGTTATCGTCAAAGGAACTGTATCTAAACCTCCCCGAATTGTTCCAGTCCGCCATGTAATCTTTAGCATCAAAGACGCAACAGAGGAAGTTGACTGTGCCGCCTACGAACCAACGGGCGACCTCCGAAAAATTGCGCGAGAACTCCAAATCGGCGATACCTTAGAAGTAACGGGTGCCGTCCACAAAGCCACCGCTACTAAACCCCAGACAATTAACCTTGAAAAAATCCGTATCCTCACCCTAAAACAGCAAACAGTCGCCTCAAACCCGCTGTGCCCTAACTGTGGGAAACGCCTCAAATCCATGGGCAAAAACCAAGGCTTCCGCTGCGACCGCTGTGGCGGCAGATATACCGAACTTAAAAAAACCGAGGTGCCGCTACCCCGAACCCTTAAACCTGGACTATATGTACCTTCTACTCGGAGCCAGCGCCACTTGACTAAACCTTTGCGGCGTTATGGACAGGAAAAAAGCTGCAACAACACACCTCGTCTGATTAATGAGTGGCATTTGCCATAA
- the alaS gene encoding alanine--tRNA ligase, with translation MVEKTFPAEAYQLPFFKQEGFIRKHCPKCGEWFWTQNAEQETCGESGSDECGCYSFLGNPATSKKFTLSEMREAFLSFFEKNGHTRIKPYPVVARWRKDIYLTHASIIDFQPYVTEGIAPPPANPLVISQPSIRLTDISNTGPTFGRHLTIFEMGGAHAFNYPDKEVYWKDDTVRFHHRFATECLGIKSEEVIYKEGVWVGGGNAGPDVECICRGLEVGTLVFMQYKVVGDDFVELPIRTVDTGYGIDRFTWISQGVPSLFQAIYGNLLDKVMSMAGITNIDNDFLFQVAKYSGLVSVDKRANRMVARRRVSELTGIDLATLEKVLVPIENAWAVTDHTKTLSFMLSEGVVPSNIQEGYLARLLFRRVYRLMRTLNIEPAKLYDIIDMQADYWAKDFPHIKEMQNEIIEMLKVEEEKFVETLNRGEGMVKRIATDLKSKGTGKLSNDLLAELYDSHGLPPEIVKQAAEKEGVEVDVPENFYALIANRHMAASKPVEEEEAKAEKTIEEVVEQLPQTEPLYYTDVYQREFNATVLKIVGGIYVVLGSTCFYPEGGGQPNDLGKLVYDHTAYDVVDVQKIGKVIVHKLKTPATFKEGSTVHGILDWERRYSLMKAHTVTHLINGAARRVLGEHVWQSGTQKGLETSRLDISHYRRLSQEEIHKIETQANQAIAANMKIETKWYPRNEAEKLYGFRLYQGGAVPGKDIRVVKTGDWDVEACAGTHLGSTSEVGLVKIVYTERVQDGVERLGYAVGLKALKAVQDQESLLWKVSETLSAPIDKLDKTAEKMLCELKDARSENKRLLKELAAKESDLGQAQAAEAAVEINGVALVKRDFGDCVDTNRMVQTASEVLKRNPAAVTLYYGCDGKSCRLMVMAGEAAVQKGVHAGNVVKEAAPIMGGGGGGRPNFAQGGGTQCQKLADAVAAALDVVKKQLKT, from the coding sequence ATGGTTGAAAAAACGTTCCCAGCAGAAGCCTACCAGCTTCCCTTCTTCAAACAAGAAGGCTTCATACGTAAACATTGCCCAAAATGCGGCGAATGGTTCTGGACGCAAAACGCAGAGCAGGAAACCTGCGGCGAATCAGGCAGCGACGAATGCGGCTGCTACAGCTTCCTTGGCAACCCCGCCACATCCAAAAAATTCACTCTCAGCGAAATGCGCGAAGCGTTCCTGAGCTTCTTTGAAAAAAACGGCCACACCCGCATAAAACCCTACCCAGTTGTGGCCCGCTGGCGCAAAGACATCTACCTAACACACGCCAGCATAATCGACTTCCAGCCCTATGTCACCGAAGGCATTGCACCTCCACCAGCGAACCCCTTGGTGATTTCACAGCCATCCATTAGGCTAACGGACATATCAAACACGGGTCCAACTTTTGGCAGGCACTTAACCATTTTCGAGATGGGAGGCGCCCACGCTTTCAATTACCCTGATAAAGAAGTTTACTGGAAAGACGACACGGTACGCTTCCACCACCGCTTCGCAACCGAGTGTCTGGGCATTAAATCTGAAGAAGTCATTTACAAAGAAGGCGTCTGGGTAGGCGGCGGCAACGCTGGTCCCGATGTGGAATGCATCTGCCGCGGACTCGAAGTTGGTACCCTTGTCTTTATGCAATACAAAGTAGTCGGCGACGACTTCGTAGAGTTGCCTATCCGTACAGTCGACACAGGCTATGGCATTGACCGCTTCACATGGATTAGCCAAGGCGTCCCAAGCCTATTTCAAGCCATCTACGGTAACCTGCTTGACAAAGTCATGAGCATGGCAGGCATAACTAACATAGATAACGACTTCTTGTTTCAAGTCGCAAAGTACTCTGGGCTGGTCAGCGTGGATAAACGAGCTAACCGTATGGTTGCCCGTCGACGCGTCTCCGAACTAACTGGCATAGACCTCGCGACACTCGAGAAGGTCTTGGTCCCGATCGAAAACGCGTGGGCAGTCACCGACCACACCAAAACCCTTAGCTTCATGCTATCTGAAGGCGTGGTGCCCTCAAACATCCAAGAAGGCTACCTCGCAAGGCTCCTCTTCCGACGCGTCTACCGCCTCATGCGCACCCTCAACATTGAACCCGCCAAACTCTACGACATCATCGACATGCAAGCAGACTACTGGGCAAAAGACTTCCCTCACATAAAAGAAATGCAAAACGAAATCATCGAAATGCTCAAAGTCGAAGAAGAAAAATTCGTAGAAACCCTCAACCGCGGAGAAGGCATGGTTAAACGCATCGCAACGGACCTTAAATCCAAAGGCACAGGCAAACTCTCCAACGACCTGCTTGCCGAACTCTATGACAGCCACGGATTACCCCCAGAAATCGTCAAACAAGCCGCAGAAAAAGAAGGCGTCGAAGTTGATGTCCCAGAAAACTTCTATGCACTAATAGCGAATCGTCACATGGCGGCATCTAAACCTGTTGAGGAAGAAGAGGCAAAAGCAGAGAAGACGATTGAAGAAGTCGTCGAGCAACTTCCCCAAACCGAACCTCTCTACTACACTGACGTTTATCAGCGTGAATTTAACGCTACAGTCCTCAAAATCGTCGGAGGCATCTACGTCGTGCTGGGCAGTACCTGCTTCTATCCTGAAGGCGGCGGCCAACCCAACGACCTAGGCAAACTGGTCTACGACCACACTGCCTACGACGTTGTGGATGTTCAGAAAATCGGCAAAGTTATAGTCCATAAACTAAAAACCCCCGCAACATTCAAAGAAGGCTCCACCGTGCATGGCATACTGGATTGGGAACGACGATACAGTCTCATGAAAGCTCACACCGTCACGCACCTAATTAACGGCGCAGCTCGACGCGTACTGGGCGAACATGTCTGGCAAAGCGGCACCCAAAAAGGGCTAGAAACCTCACGCCTCGACATATCCCACTACCGCAGATTAAGCCAAGAAGAAATCCACAAAATCGAAACCCAAGCAAACCAAGCCATCGCCGCCAACATGAAAATCGAAACCAAATGGTACCCCCGCAACGAAGCTGAGAAACTCTACGGATTCCGACTCTATCAAGGCGGCGCCGTCCCAGGCAAAGACATCCGCGTCGTTAAAACCGGCGATTGGGATGTGGAAGCCTGCGCGGGCACTCACCTTGGCAGCACCAGCGAGGTCGGATTGGTCAAAATCGTCTATACAGAGCGTGTTCAAGATGGCGTTGAACGATTGGGCTACGCGGTCGGCTTAAAGGCGCTCAAAGCGGTGCAGGATCAAGAAAGTCTGCTTTGGAAAGTCAGCGAAACCCTCAGCGCACCAATCGACAAGCTCGATAAAACCGCCGAAAAAATGCTCTGCGAACTCAAAGACGCCCGAAGCGAAAACAAACGCCTACTAAAAGAACTCGCAGCTAAAGAAAGCGACCTCGGCCAAGCTCAAGCAGCAGAAGCCGCAGTTGAAATCAACGGAGTAGCCCTCGTCAAGCGGGATTTCGGAGATTGCGTCGATACTAATCGCATGGTTCAGACCGCCTCAGAAGTACTCAAACGCAACCCCGCAGCTGTCACGCTGTATTATGGCTGTGATGGGAAAAGCTGTCGGCTTATGGTTATGGCTGGAGAGGCTGCTGTGCAAAAAGGCGTCCACGCAGGCAACGTCGTCAAAGAAGCAGCGCCGATTATGGGAGGCGGAGGCGGCGGAAGACCTAACTTTGCGCAGGGCGGCGGCACTCAATGCCAAAAACTCGCGGATGCAGTGGCGGCAGCGCTGGACGTTGTCAAAAAGCAGCTGAAAACTTAG